The DNA segment ACACCCGCCCGGAATGCCGGCGAAGCGTCGCTCCCGCCCCGGCTGGCAGCCCTCGCGACCGTCTGCGCGGGTGTCATGGCGACGGTCGCCATGCCGCCGTTGCGCGGCACGGGCTGGCTGATCGTACCGTCCCTGACCCTTCTCTTCGCGGTCCTGCGCGACACGCCGCGTCCTGCTCTCGTCGGCTGGCTCTTCGGCCTGGCGCACCAGGCGACGCTGCTGCACTGGCTGTTCCTGCTGGGACCGGAGGCGCCCATTGCCTCCAGGGTGCTGGTGCCCGTCGCCGCTTCGGCCGCGATCCTCTACGCCTCGCTCTTCTACCTGCTGCTGGGCTGGTTGATCGGACGCATGGCCCGCCTCTACGGTCGGTCCGCCGCGCTGATGACGGCGCCTGTCCTGTGGACGGCGGTCGAGGCGCTGCGTACCGCCGGGGAGCTCGGCTTTCCCTGGTGCCTGTCGGGCATGGCGTTCCTGCAGACGCCGCTGTATCCGCTGGCGGCGGCCGGGGGTGAACTGGCGCTGGGCGCCGGAGCGGCCATCACCGCGGCCCTGCTGGTCTCGCTGCCCGATCTGTCGGTCGGCCGGGGCGCCGGACGCGACGGCCGGGCCGCGACGACGGCCGCGGCCTTGTCCCTGGCCTGTCTCGTGGCTTGGGGCTCGCTGGCGCTCCTGAGCGGGAGAGGCGACGCGGACACCGCCGCCGGTACCGTCCGGGTTGCCGCCGTACAGGCCGACGTCGCCCTGCGCGACAAGTGGACCCAGGGACGCATCGACTCGACCACGGTCCCCTATACGGCCATGAGCGCGGCAGCGGCCCGCGAAGGCGTCGAGCTGCTGGTCTGGGCGGAGACGGCCGTGCCCGCCTACCTGATGTACGAACGGCACCTGCTGAGCTGGGTACGCGCGGTGGCCGACACCAACGATGTCTATCTCTACACCGGCTTCCCCGACGCCAACCTGGACGCCGACGGGCGCCAGCTCCGCACCAACGCCTCGGGACTCTTCGATCCCGGGGGCAGATTGTGCGACCGCTACGCCAAGCATCACCTGCTGCCCTTCGGCGAGCGCATGCCCTTCCAGAGCGTGATGCCCTGGCTGGGCAATGTCGACCTGGGGCAGGCGGAGTGGGAGCCGGGCGCGCCGCCGGCGCCCATGGACGTCCTGCTGGCCGACGGTCGCGCCCTGCGCCTGGGGGGCCTGATCTGCTACGAGTCCATTTTCCCGTCTCTGGCCCGGCACGCCGTTCGTGCGGGCGCCGGCGTGCTGGTCAATATCACCAACGACGGCTGGTTCGGACGCACCGCCGGTCCGGTGCAGCACGCCGAGATGGCCCGCATGCGCGCCGTCGAGTGCGGCGTGCCGCTGGTCCGTTGCGCCAACAACGGTATCAGCTACATCACCGACGACGGGGGCGTGGTGCGGCGCAGAGCGGGGCTGGGTGAACGCGCCCTGGTGATCGACGACGTCTCGCCGGGCCGGCGCGGCACGCGCTATCTGCGACATGGCGCCTGGCCGCTGCTGATCTTCCTGTCGGCCTGGTCTGCCGTCGCGATGGCCCTCACGGCCCGGGGAAGGCGATGATGGACCCACGGCGCCACGCCTATCCCTACTGCCCGATCTGCCGGGCGGCCCTGGCGCGTCGCGAGGAGGGCGGCGCCGTCCGCCCCTGGTGCGCAGCCTGCGGTTTCGTCCAGTACCTCAACCCGGCGCCCGCGGCGGCGGTCATCGTGCGGCGCGGCGAGCGGATCCTGCTGACGCGCCGGCGCTACGCGCCGCGGGAGGGCCTGTGGACCCTGCCGGCGGGATTTCTGGAGTACGACGAACCAGCCGCCGCCGCCGCCCGCCGCGAAGCCGTCGAGGAGACCGGGCTCGAGGTGGAGATCGAGGAGCTCTTCGCCGTCCATCACGGGATACTGCCGCCAGATCGTTCGGTGATCCTGATCGTCTACCGGGCCAGGGAGCTGGCAGGCGAACTGCGGGCGGGGGACGACGCGCAGGAAGTGGGTTTCTTCACGCTGGACGACCTGCCGGGTCCCATCGCCTTCTCGTCCCACCGCAAGGTGCTGGACGCGTTGCGCGAAGAGATGAGGGAGGGACATATCTCGTGAGCGGTGAACGAAGGCTGCCCGTGGCGGTCCTGCTTTCCGGCAGCGGCCGCACCCTGGAGAACTTCCTGCGTGAGCGCGATGCCGGACGACTTCCCGCGGACATCGTGGCCGTCGTCTCCAGCCGCGACGATGCGAGGGGCGTGGACATCGCCCGTCGGGCGGGCTGTCCCGTCGGCGTGTTCCGCCGCAAGGACCACCCGGACATCGCCGCCCACAACGCGGCCATCAACGAATGGCTGGCGCCCCGCGGTCCCGGCCTGATCCTGCTCGCGGGCTACCTCTGCTACTACCAGCGCCCCGGCTGGTTCGACGGTCCCATCCTGAACATCCACCCGGCCCTGCTGCCCCGCCACGGCGGCAAGGGTCTTTACGGCCGCCATGTTCACGAGGCGGTCCTGGCGGCGGGCGAGACCGAGAGCGGGTGCACCGTCCACCACGTCAACGACGTCTATGACGCGGGGGAGATCGTCGCCCAGCAGCGCGTGCCGGTCCTGCCGGGCGACACGCCCGACACGCTGGCCGCACGGGTCTTCACAGCCGAGTGCGCGCTCTATCCTCGAGTGGTGGAAGAGATCGCGCGCTCCCTCCTCGAACAGCGGTCGGGGTGAGTGCAGGGGTGTCTCCCAGGAGGCCGGGAGCGCCCGCTCGCCGTCCCCCTGGGAGACACCCCTGCACTCACCCCGACCGGGCTCCCCGGCAGGAACCGCGATCCCATCCACACTCGATGAGGAGAGGGGGAGTGCCGGGACGATGCAGGTGAAACGCTCACCCCCTGAGTTCGGGGAGTCTCTGGAGGCCCCGGAGCCACGGATGGCGGGAGGGGCCGGAAGCGAAGCGGGGCGGCACAGGAGGTGCCGCCCCGCGTCTCCCCGAACTCAGGGGGTGAGTGTTCCACCGGCCCTATTGTGCCGGCACCCCGCTCCCCTCCATCAGGTGAGCGTGGATGGCATTCGCGGCTTTCCTGCCCGCCCCCATGGCCAGGATCACCGTGGCGCCGCCGGTGACGATGTCGCCGCCGGCCCAAACGTTGTCCAGGTTGGTCTGCATGGTCCGCTCTTCCCTGACGACGATCGTGCCGCGGCGCGCGTTGAGCTCGAGCTCGGGGCAGTCCGCCGTCAGGACGGGATTCGGCCCCTGGCCGATGGCCACGACCACCGTGTCGACCGCCCACGTCTGGTAGGCGTCCTCGATGGGCACCGGGCGCCGCCGGCCGCTGTCGTCCGGCTCGCCCAGCTCCATCTGCTGGCACTTGATGGCCTTCACGGCCCCGTTGTGGCCGATGATCTCCACCGGCGCGTGCAGCAGCTGGAAGTCTATGTACTCCTGCTCGGCGTGGTGCGACTCCTCGATGCGGGCGGGCAGCTCGGCCTTGGTCCGCCGGTAGATGAGGTAGACGTGCTCGGGGTCGAGGCGCTTCGAGGTGCGGGCCGCGTCCATGGCCACGTTGCCGCCGCCGATCACGGCGATGCGCCTGATCTTCTTGATGGGCGTGTCGGACTTCTCGGGGAACTGGTAGCCGCCCATCAGGTTGACGCGCGTCAGGAACTCGTTGGCGCTGTAGACGCCGTTGAGGTTCTCGCCGGGAATGCCCATGAACCAGGGCAGGCCGGCGCCCGTGCCGATGAACACCGCGTCGAAGCGCTCGCGGATCGAGTTCAGCGACTCGGCCTTGCCCACCGGATAGTTCATCACGAACTTGACGCCCATGTCCTTGAGCCCGTCGATCTCCCTGATCAGGATCTTCTTGGGCAGGCGGAACTCGGGGATGCCGTAGAAGAGCACGCCGCCGGGCTTGTGCAGCGCCTCGAAGACGGTGACGTCGTGACCCCTCTGGATCAGGTCGCTGGCGGCGGTCAGCCCGGCGGGCCCCGAGCCGATGATCGCCACCTTCTTGCCCGTGTCCGCGTCCTTCGAGGGCAGGACGTTCAGGTCGTGCTCGAGGGCGTAGTCGCCGAGGAAGCGTTCGACCCGGCCGACGCCGCCGGGCTCGCGGCCCTTGTCGGGCTTGTTGAGGGTGCAGACCAGCTCGCACTGGTCCTCCTGGGGACAGACCCGGCCGCAGATCGCCGGCAGGAAGTTCTTCTCCTTGACCTTGCGCAGGGCCTCCTCATACAGGCCCTCGCCCACGAGGTTCATGAAGGCGGGGATGTCCACCTCCACGGGACAACCGCCGACGCAGGGCGAGTCCTTGCACTGGATGCAGCGCCGGCCCTCGGCCGTCGCCTCCTCGCAGCTGAAACCCAGCGGGACCTCGCCGAAGTTCTTGATGCGCTGCTCGGGCGGCTGTTCCCGCATGGGGGTCTTCGTCTTCGACTTGTTGAACTTGTAGGTCGGCTTCTGCCGTGCCGTCATGGCGGACCCCCTTTCTAGCGGTTGGTCTCGGTGGCGAGTTTCGCGGCGGCCGCGTCGAGCTTGCAGGCGTGGCCGGCCGACGCCAGGGATAGGGCTTCCTCGTCCTTGTAGTAGGCCAGCCGGGACATCAGCTCGTCGAAGTCGGTCTGGTGGCCGTCGAATTCGGGCCCCTCGACGCAGGCGAACCGGGTCTTGCCGCCCACGGTCACGCGGCAGGCGCCGCACATGCCGGTGCCGTCCACCATGATCGGATTGAGCGAGGCCAGGGTCTTGATGCCGTGGGGCTCGGTTGTCCTGCAGACGAACTTCATCATGATCACCGGGCCGACGCAGATGCACTCGTCGATCCCGACGCCTTCGGCGACCAGCGATTCGATGGCGTGGGTGACCAGCCCCTTGCGCCCGTAGCTGCCGTCGTCGGTGGTGACGATGAGCTCGTCGCTCGCGGCGCGGACCTCGTCTTCGAGGATCAGCAGGTCCCGGGTGCGCGCGCCCAGGATCGAGATGACCCTGTTGCCCGCGGCCTTCATGGCCGTGGCCATGGGCCAGACCACCGCGTTGCCGATGCCGCCGCCCACGCAGAGCACGGTCTTGCCGCCGTCCGGGATGTCCGTCGGCTTGCCCAGGGGACCGGCCAGGTCGAGGATCTCGTCGCCGACCTGCAGGGCGTTGAGCAGGCGGGTCGTCTTGCCCACTTCCTGCGCGACGATGGTGATGGTGCCCCGGTCCGTGTCGCGGCTGGCGATGGTCAGGGGGATCCGCTCGCCCTCGTCATGGACACGCAGGATGATGAACTGGCCTGCCTTGCCGCGGCGGGCAATATGCTCGGCCTCGATCTCAAAGAGCATGGTCTTGTCGGCCAGCAATCTGGCCGCGACGATCTTGTTGCCCACCTCGGTTGCTCCTCGGGGATTGGGGAACCCTGCGATCAAAAGAAGATGTGATCTGTCGCCGATCGAATTGGCAGATTCAAATAACGGCGCGGGAGTGACGAAAATCAAGCGGGAATACGATGCACTCGGCTGACACCCGATCTTGAGATCGGTTGTCTTGCTTCGAGTTGCCGCAGGGTGAGCAGAAAAGGAACAGGTCAGGCGAAAGGGTCGAGTCCTCTGCCGGGTGCGATCGCGTCAACTCAGGGGGGGGACAGCGTTATTGCGACTCGCCAACGTGCCCGTCGTCCGGCTGTCGGTCCCGACCCTTAACGTCGGGTCTGGGGTTCCACATCGCTATGCCGCTCACATGCAAGGGACGTGCCCTGCGCGGGCACTTGACCGCGAGGGATGCCGTTCTTATGGTGGGGCGCGGTCCAGACACGACGAGACATCCCAAGGGAGAACGGGCATGGAAGAGATGATCCGCGGCATCATCGAGAGCATCGGCGAGGATCCCCGGCGCGAGGGCCTGCTCAAGACCCCCGAACGCGTCGCCCGCGCCTACCAGGAGATCACGGCCGGCTACAGGCAGGACCCCGACGCCATGGTGCGCGGAGCGCTCTTCGAGGCCGAGGGCCGGGAGATGGTCCTGATCAACGACATCGACTTCTACAGCATGTGCGAGCACCACATGCTGCCGTTCTTCGGCAAGGCCCACGTGGCCTACATCCCCGGCACGAAGATCGTCGGCCTGTCCAAGGTCGCGCGCGTGGTCGAGGCCTTCGCCCGCCGCCTGCAGGTGCAGGAGCGGATGACCGCCCAGATCGCCAACTGCCTCATGGACAACCTGGACGCCACCGGTGTGGCGGTGGTCCTGCACGCCCAGCATCTCTGCATGATGATGCGCGGGGTCAAGCGCCAGAACTCCTTCGCGGTGACCAGCGAGATGCTCGGTGTCTTCAAGGAGGATGCGAAGACCCGGTCGGAATTCCTCACGCTCATCCAGGAGAAGCCCTGGAACTGAGGACGGGTTGGCCGACGAACAGCAGAGACCCTGCCGTGAGGCGACCGGCGCGTGGAGCCGACAGACGGGGGTCTGCGTGTCCGTCCTCAACGATAGCAGGACTTGATGGCCCCCCAGGCCAACCGCTCGTTGGGCAACTCCTCGCAGCCGGAGGTGACCTTGACGGCGTCCACGCCCTGGAAGCAGCTCATGGCCTCGGGGGAGTCGGCCCACTTGCCGTAGATCAGGATGGTGGTGTTGCGGGTCGCCCAGACGATCATCTGCAGATCGGAGACGCCCAGCTCGGTGGGTGTGATGTCGTCGCAGGAAAACCAGCCGCCGGCAGCGCAGCCGACCAGGCTGTAATGACCGGGGTCGAGGAGCGCGACGCGTCCCTTGAAGACCGCGACATCGTCCCTGCTCGTGCCGTCGCCGTCTTGCGCGCGGGCATCGCTCCCGGGGAGCGGAAGGGCCGCCAGCAGCATGATAATTAGGAAGCCGTAACGCATTGTCGTCCCCTGGAGATGTTGATGTGCGCATAATTATAGCACATCTCGGGGAACGATTGGGCACGTGGCCCCATAATTAGGCGGGATCGTGCCGGTTCCGCGCGCTCGGGAGGTCGCCCGGCAGACGGTGGTCCGGCGGTCCGGGGATCAGTCCTGCGGCTTGCCGGGAGTGCCGGCCCGGCGGGCGGGCATCTTGTTGATCGCCGGCATGTTACAGCCCATGCTCTCCCAGCCACCGTTCACACTCGATCGCCGCCATGCAGCCGGTGCCGGCCGCGGTGATCGCCTGCCGGTACACGTGGTCCTGCACGTCGCCGCAGGCCCAGACGCCCTCGATCTCGGTCGCGGTCACGTCGGGCCTGGTGATCAGGTAGCCGTTGGCGTCGGTCTCGAACTGGCCGTCGAGGAACTGCGTGTTGGGGACGTGTCCGATGGCGATGAAGCAGCCGGTCACCGGCAGTTCCACGTCCTCGCCGCCCTGGGTGTCGGCCAGGATCAGCTTCTCCAGGAGGCCGTTCTCGCCGCCGATCAACCGCTTGACGGTCTTGTTCCAGGCGAACTCGATCTTGGGATTTGCCAGGGCGCGCTCGCCCATGATCTTGCTGGCGCGCAGCTCGTCGCGACGGTGGATGACCGTCACCTTCTTGGCGAAGTTGGTCAGGAAGATGGCCTCCTCCATGGCGGTGTCGCCGCCGCCGACCACGGCGATCTCGTGATCGCGGAAGAAGAAGCCGTCGCAGGTCGCGCATGCGCTGAGTCCCTTGCCGTGGAAGTCGTTTTCCTCGGGCAGGCCCAGCCAGCGGGCGGACGAGCCGGTGGCGATGATCAGGCTCCGCGCCAGATAGGTGTCCTCGCCCACGAACACCTTGAAGGGGCGCGCCGACAGGTCGACGCGGTCGACCGTCTTGCCGAGGATCTCGGCGCCGAAACGCGACGCCTGCGCGCGGAACTTCTCGGTCAGGGCCGGGCCGTCGATGCCCTCGGGGAAGCCGGGGTAGTTCTCCACCTCGGAGGTGATGGTCAGCTGTCCGCCGGGCTGCTGGCCCTCGAAGACCAGCGGGGGTATGTTGGCGCGGCCGAGATAGAGGGCGGCGGTGAAGCCGGCGGGGCCGGAGCCGATGATGATGGCGCGCTTGATCTCCTGATTCATCCGCGAAGCCTCCGGGGCGGGTTTTCGAGGGCCATATCCGGAGCCCTATGTAAGGCCAGACCGACCGCACTGTCAACCCGCCGTCTCCGGGACGGCACGGACGTGGGGCGATTCCCGACTTGACTATGACGCCAAAGGGTGTTTACTATGGGCGATTCCGGCCCGCATCCGCTTGTCCGAGAAATGGGGTTGCGGCCGGGTCGATTGTTCCGGCGATTCACGACGTGGGAGCGGCGGGCGCCGTTGTTCGTCCTGTCCCGCGAACCGTTTTTTCTGGAGAACGCAATGTACGCCATTGTCAACATCATGAACAGGCAGTTCCGGGTCGAGCCAGACGCCACCGTGCAGGTGCCGTTGATGCGGGGCGAGATCGGGGACGCGGTGAATCTCGACGAGGTCCTGCTCTACCACGACGGCAAGTCGACGTCGGTGGGTGCGCCCAGCGTGGCCGGCTGCTCGGTCGCGGCCGAGATCGTGCGCCACGGCATGGGACGCAAGATCAGCGTCTTCAAGAAGAAGCGCCGCCAGAACTACCGGCGCAACAAGAGCCACCGTCAGGCCTTCACCGAGATTCGCATCAAGAACATCACCGTCTAGGGCGGCAGGGACCAGCAGAGGAGCGAGCCATGGCACACAAGAAAGGCGTCGGCAGTTCACGCAACGGGCGCGACAGCAACGCCCAGAGGCTGGGCGTGAAGCGCTTCGGCGGCGAGGCCGTCAGCGCGGGCACCATCATCGTGCGCCAGCGCGGCACCAAGATCCATCCGGGCGAGAACGTGGGCCGCGGCAACGACGATACCCTGTACGCCAAGATCGACGGTCTGGTGGTCTTCGGCCGCTACAACCGCACGCGGAAGAAGGTCAGTGTCCTGCCAGCCTGACACGAACAGGACCGGGCATCGCGGAACCCATCCCGCCGGCGGGATGGGTTTCCTTTTCAGCCGGTGTCGGCGGGGAGGCCGGGCATGAGAGGAGTGCTCGTGGTGATTCCGGCGCGGTTCGAATCGACGCGCCTGCCGGGCAAGGCTCTGGCGGATCTGGGCGGGCGCCCCCTGGTGGTCCGCGTGGCGGAGCTGGCCGCGCGCATGGAGACCGCCGACGAGGTCATCGTGGCCACCGACGACGCGCGCATCGTCGAGGCCGTCGAGTCGGCCGGACACCGGGCCGAGATGACCGGCGACCACCCCACCGGCTCGGACCGAGTCGCCGAGGTGCTCGAGCGCCACCATGCAGAGATCGTGCTCGACCTACAGGGCGACGA comes from the bacterium genome and includes:
- the lnt gene encoding apolipoprotein N-acyltransferase, with product MLRQGTPARNAGEASLPPRLAALATVCAGVMATVAMPPLRGTGWLIVPSLTLLFAVLRDTPRPALVGWLFGLAHQATLLHWLFLLGPEAPIASRVLVPVAASAAILYASLFYLLLGWLIGRMARLYGRSAALMTAPVLWTAVEALRTAGELGFPWCLSGMAFLQTPLYPLAAAGGELALGAGAAITAALLVSLPDLSVGRGAGRDGRAATTAAALSLACLVAWGSLALLSGRGDADTAAGTVRVAAVQADVALRDKWTQGRIDSTTVPYTAMSAAAAREGVELLVWAETAVPAYLMYERHLLSWVRAVADTNDVYLYTGFPDANLDADGRQLRTNASGLFDPGGRLCDRYAKHHLLPFGERMPFQSVMPWLGNVDLGQAEWEPGAPPAPMDVLLADGRALRLGGLICYESIFPSLARHAVRAGAGVLVNITNDGWFGRTAGPVQHAEMARMRAVECGVPLVRCANNGISYITDDGGVVRRRAGLGERALVIDDVSPGRRGTRYLRHGAWPLLIFLSAWSAVAMALTARGRR
- a CDS encoding NUDIX domain-containing protein — its product is MDPRRHAYPYCPICRAALARREEGGAVRPWCAACGFVQYLNPAPAAAVIVRRGERILLTRRRYAPREGLWTLPAGFLEYDEPAAAAARREAVEETGLEVEIEELFAVHHGILPPDRSVILIVYRARELAGELRAGDDAQEVGFFTLDDLPGPIAFSSHRKVLDALREEMREGHIS
- a CDS encoding phosphoribosylglycinamide formyltransferase, whose amino-acid sequence is MPVAVLLSGSGRTLENFLRERDAGRLPADIVAVVSSRDDARGVDIARRAGCPVGVFRRKDHPDIAAHNAAINEWLAPRGPGLILLAGYLCYYQRPGWFDGPILNIHPALLPRHGGKGLYGRHVHEAVLAAGETESGCTVHHVNDVYDAGEIVAQQRVPVLPGDTPDTLAARVFTAECALYPRVVEEIARSLLEQRSG
- the gltA gene encoding NADPH-dependent glutamate synthase, encoding MTARQKPTYKFNKSKTKTPMREQPPEQRIKNFGEVPLGFSCEEATAEGRRCIQCKDSPCVGGCPVEVDIPAFMNLVGEGLYEEALRKVKEKNFLPAICGRVCPQEDQCELVCTLNKPDKGREPGGVGRVERFLGDYALEHDLNVLPSKDADTGKKVAIIGSGPAGLTAASDLIQRGHDVTVFEALHKPGGVLFYGIPEFRLPKKILIREIDGLKDMGVKFVMNYPVGKAESLNSIRERFDAVFIGTGAGLPWFMGIPGENLNGVYSANEFLTRVNLMGGYQFPEKSDTPIKKIRRIAVIGGGNVAMDAARTSKRLDPEHVYLIYRRTKAELPARIEESHHAEQEYIDFQLLHAPVEIIGHNGAVKAIKCQQMELGEPDDSGRRRPVPIEDAYQTWAVDTVVVAIGQGPNPVLTADCPELELNARRGTIVVREERTMQTNLDNVWAGGDIVTGGATVILAMGAGRKAANAIHAHLMEGSGVPAQ
- a CDS encoding sulfide/dihydroorotate dehydrogenase-like FAD/NAD-binding protein, which gives rise to MLFEIEAEHIARRGKAGQFIILRVHDEGERIPLTIASRDTDRGTITIVAQEVGKTTRLLNALQVGDEILDLAGPLGKPTDIPDGGKTVLCVGGGIGNAVVWPMATAMKAAGNRVISILGARTRDLLILEDEVRAASDELIVTTDDGSYGRKGLVTHAIESLVAEGVGIDECICVGPVIMMKFVCRTTEPHGIKTLASLNPIMVDGTGMCGACRVTVGGKTRFACVEGPEFDGHQTDFDELMSRLAYYKDEEALSLASAGHACKLDAAAAKLATETNR
- the folE gene encoding GTP cyclohydrolase I FolE, which gives rise to MEEMIRGIIESIGEDPRREGLLKTPERVARAYQEITAGYRQDPDAMVRGALFEAEGREMVLINDIDFYSMCEHHMLPFFGKAHVAYIPGTKIVGLSKVARVVEAFARRLQVQERMTAQIANCLMDNLDATGVAVVLHAQHLCMMMRGVKRQNSFAVTSEMLGVFKEDAKTRSEFLTLIQEKPWN
- the trxB gene encoding thioredoxin-disulfide reductase codes for the protein MNQEIKRAIIIGSGPAGFTAALYLGRANIPPLVFEGQQPGGQLTITSEVENYPGFPEGIDGPALTEKFRAQASRFGAEILGKTVDRVDLSARPFKVFVGEDTYLARSLIIATGSSARWLGLPEENDFHGKGLSACATCDGFFFRDHEIAVVGGGDTAMEEAIFLTNFAKKVTVIHRRDELRASKIMGERALANPKIEFAWNKTVKRLIGGENGLLEKLILADTQGGEDVELPVTGCFIAIGHVPNTQFLDGQFETDANGYLITRPDVTATEIEGVWACGDVQDHVYRQAITAAGTGCMAAIECERWLGEHGL
- the rplU gene encoding 50S ribosomal protein L21; the encoded protein is MYAIVNIMNRQFRVEPDATVQVPLMRGEIGDAVNLDEVLLYHDGKSTSVGAPSVAGCSVAAEIVRHGMGRKISVFKKKRRQNYRRNKSHRQAFTEIRIKNITV
- the rpmA gene encoding 50S ribosomal protein L27 encodes the protein MAHKKGVGSSRNGRDSNAQRLGVKRFGGEAVSAGTIIVRQRGTKIHPGENVGRGNDDTLYAKIDGLVVFGRYNRTRKKVSVLPA